In Trifolium pratense cultivar HEN17-A07 linkage group LG7, ARS_RC_1.1, whole genome shotgun sequence, a genomic segment contains:
- the LOC123895542 gene encoding uncharacterized protein LOC123895542 — protein MMEQSRFDKQLQCNTMEPRNEEIQPGSQSIMQDYLDSMYANKSDIKQVRNYSIQTGEEFSLEFMRDRANLTKPVFSNVSDSNSTTNGMEPKGVLGISHAGFENGSGVSMLPTVDRGLTEFNRQSTWLHGDRSNYGSIRSTPRTLLNQDSGQFGRGCGSYGGSDCSSRMMKCLCSFGGRILPRPSDGKLRYVGGQTRILRLRKDISWPELRQRALLIYNLVHILKYQLPGEDLDALVSVSSDEDLQNMMEEYNLIEDRDPPQKLRIFLFSMSDLKDAQFALSSIGDDSEFQYVVAVNGMDLGSRNNSTPLGVSISANGIREFDKKAIERETSNVAVESIGVRNAPLTNKSDTPLATKSPQQVLPTSIGVRNAPSTNKSDIPLDTRSSQQVLPTSIGDRSAHLTNKSDTALDAHSSQQVLPTSIGVRSAPLTNKSDTPLDTQSSQQVLPASIGVKNAPLTNKPDTPTNTQSSQQVLPMSIGVRNAPLTNKSDTPLPTQSSQQVLPTSLGVRNAPLTNKSDTPLDTQSSQQVLPTSPDAYETDQLTNGDQMTQSAEMSPQYAVHHGLHPSHNPVVGEASISMAPHLLNNQPAILNEDHPPSGVQIQKSELSTSQVETIRDNSGKQGSDHGNILSLETPAPSPSQPFDDYLKNNGPEASTVVMPEGHLPSSPCTKKVPHHDCEEASCTSSSSVVPNYVDSHSNGIDLSCLHPPPVPKRVYYSERAPREQVEVLNRSSKSDDAHSSQFHASDLLSDSKPEGPVTESGKNLHDGNLLDPDEKPSISAKPFPADDRTVDNGFATHQMNKLLLDTNSEIKPNLSEHMGPKLKQALLSNEGMKDVETKDNHTKPLFDETETKCGKSDLPALHHVSSVERLDVIASNLPEIDWGEAYGKESNDNHMVQEQPVSLAGNVTNDVSPDFPPNVSKQVQGDILIDIDDRFPRELLSDMYSKAILQEDPPSHPLPADGIGYSVNMENHEPKSWSYFGKLAQGLDNVSLIDQDHLGFSHHATRQTTDRVRLDHEDSHLNFGEENQDLHRRIGAETHVLKSNYDQSQLNDTKSMQFDKMLENVGAQESGYKDGKFATKNCNLSSGNFDIGSVQVIKNEDLEELRELGSGTFGTVYHGKWRGSDVAIKRIKKSCFTGRSSEQERLTAEFWREADILSKLHHPNVVAFYGVVQDGPGGTMATVTEYMVDGSLRHVLLRKDRYLDLRKRLIIAMDAAFGMEYLHSKNIVHFDLKCDNLLVNLKDPLRPICKVGDFGLSKIKRNTLVTGGVRGTLPWMAPELLNGSSNKVSEKVDVFSFGILLWEILTGEEPYANMHYGAIIGGIVNNTLRPAIPSHCDLEWRTLMEQCWAPNPVARPSFTEIASRLRIMSAAASQTKPQGNKPSK, from the exons GCAGGATTTGAGAATGGCTCTGGCGTTTCTATGCTCCCAACGGTTGATAGAGGCTTAACAGAGTTTAACAGACAGAGCACATGGTTACATGGAGACAGAAGCAATTATGGGTCAATTCGATCAACACCAAGAACTCTGTTGAATCAAGACAGTGGTCAATTTGGGCGAGGGTGTGGTTCTTATGGTGGCTCGGATTGCTCATCAAGGATGATGAAGTGTCTTTGTAGCTTTGGTGGTAGAATATTACCAAGGCCAAGTGATGGAAAACTAAGGTATGTGGGTGGTCAGACACGTATTCTTCGTCTGAGAAAAGACATATCTTGGCCGGAGCTTAGGCAGAGAGCATTGTTAATCTACAACCTGGTTCATATACTAAAGTATCAACTTCCTGGGGAAGATCTGGATGCTTTGGTATCTGTATCATCTGATGAGGATTTACAAAATATGATGGAGGAGTATAATCTTATAGAAGATAGAGATCCCCCACAAAAGCTtaggatttttttgttttcaatgagTGATTTAAAAGATGCTCAGTTTGCTCTCAGCAGCATTGGTGATGATTCTGAGTTCCAGTATGTTGTTGCTGTTAATGGCATGGACTTGGGATCAAGAAACAACTCAACCCCACTTGGTGTCAGCATTTCAGCCAATGGTATACGTGAATTTGACAAAAAAGCTATTGAAAGGGAGACTAGTAATGTTGCTGTAGAATCTATAGGTGTCAGGAATGCGCCCTTGACTAACAAGTCTGACACTCCATTGGCTACCAAGTCTCCACAGCAAGTATTACCGACGTCTATAGGTGTCCGGAATGCTCCATCAACTAACAAATCTGACATTCCATTGGATACCCGGTCTTCACAGCAAGTATTACCGACATCTATAGGTGACAGGAGTGCTCACTTGACTAATAAATCTGACACTGCATTGGATGCCCACTCTTCGCAGCAAGTATTACCGACGTCTATAGGTGTTAGGAGTGCTCCCTTGACCAACAAATCTGACACTCCATTGGATACCCAGTCTTCACAGCAAGTATTACCGGCATCTATAGGTGTCAAGAATGCTCCCTTGACTAACAAACCTGACACTCCAACGAATACCCAGTCTTCACAGCAAGTATTACCGATGTCTATAGGTGTCAGGAATGCTCCCTTGACTAACAAATCTGACACTCCATTGCCTACCCAGTCTTCACAGCAAGTATTACCGACATCTCTAGGTGTCAGGAATGCTCCCTTGACTAACAAATCTGACACTCCATTGGATACCCAGTCGTCACAGCAAGTATTACCGACGTCTCCAGATGCTTATGAAACTGATCAGCTGACTAATGGTGACCAAATGACGCAATCTGCAGAAATGAGTCCTCAATATGCTGTTCACCATGGCCTTCATCCCTCTCATAACCCTGTTGTTGGTGAGGCTTCTATTTCTATGGCTCCACATCTTTTGAACAATCAACCAGCTATTCTGAATGAAGACCATCCACCTAGTGGAGTACAAATTCAAAAATCTGAACTATCTACCTCACAGGTGGAAACTATAAGGGATAATTCAGGAAAACAAGGGAGTGACCATGGTAACATTCTATCCTTGGAAACCCCAGCCCCGTCTCCGTCACAGCCCTTTGATGATTACTTGAAAAATAATGGTCCTGAAGCATCAACTGTAGTTATGCCTGAGGGGCATCTACCTTCGTCTCCTTGCACAAAAAAAGTTCCGCACCATGATTGTGAAGAGGCCTCTTGTACATCTAGCAGTTCAGTTGTTCCTAATTATGTTGATTCCCACTCCAATGGAATTGATTTGAGTTGTCTTCATCCTCCTCCAGTTCCTAAAAGAGTTTACTATTCAGAAAGAGCTCCGAGGGAGCAAGTAGAGGTCCTGAACCGATCCTCAAAGTCAGATGATGCGCACAGCTCGCAGTTTCACGCGTCAGATTTGCTTTCCGATAGCAAGCCAGAGGGTCCAGTAACAGAATCTGGCAAAAACTTGCATGATGGTAATCTGTTAGATCCAGATGAGAAACCAAGTATTTCTGCAAAGCCCTTTCCCGCAGATGACCGTACCGTTGACAATGGGTTTGCCACCCATCAAATGAATAAACTGTTGCTTGATACAAACAGCGAGATAAAGCCAAACCTATCTGAGCACATGGGTCCCAAGTTGAAGCAAGCCTTACTGAGTAACGAAGGAATGAAAGACGTGGAAACTAAAGATAACCATACCAAGCCCTTGTTTGATGAAACCGAAACTAAATGTGGTAAATCAGATCTTCCTGCTCTTCATCATGTTTCCTCTGTTGAGCGCCTTGATGTTATAGCATCTAATCTTCCAGAGATTGATTGGGGTGAGGCCTATGGGAAGGAATCTAATGATAACCACATGGTGCAAGAACAACCTGTTTCTTTAGCTGGGAACGTAACAAACGATGTTTCTCCAGATTTTCCCCCAAATGTTTCCAAGCAAGTACAAGGTGACATTCTAATTGATATCGATGATCGATTCCCCCGTGAATTGCTTTCTGATATGTATTCTAAAGCAATACTCCAAGAAGACCCCCCCAGTCACCCACTACCCGCAGACGGAATAGGCTATAGTGTAAATATGGAAAATCACGAACCTAAAAGTTGGTCATACTTTGGAAAGCTGGCACAAGGGCTTGACAATGTTTCTCTTATTGATCAAGATCATCTTGGTTTTTCGCATCATGCTACACGTCAAACAACTGATAGAGTTCGTCTAGATCATGAGGATTCCCACCTCAATTTTGGTGAAGAAAATCAGGACTTACATAGAAGGATTGGAGCAGAAACCCATGTTCTGAAGTCCAATTATGATCAATCCCAACTTAATGACACCAAAAGTATGCAGTTCGACAAAATGTTGGAGAATGTAGGAGCACAAGAGTCTGGGTACAAG GATGGGAAGTTTGCAACCAAAAACTGCAATCTATCTTCAGGAAATTTTGATATCGGTTCAGTCCAG GTCATTAAGAATGAAGATCTTGAAGAGTTGAGGGAACTAGGTTCTGGTACATTTGGGACTGTGTATCAtggaaaatggagaggatcagATGTTGCTATCAAAAGAATAAAGAAGAGCTGCTTCACCGGTCGATCATCTGAGCAAGAGAGACTG ACTGCAGAGTTTTGGCGAGAAGCTGACATTCTTTCGAAGCTTCATCATCCAAATGTGGTCGCATTTTACGGTGTAGTACAAGATGGACCAGGAGGAACAATGGCTACTGTTACAGAATACATGGTGGATGGTTCTCTTAGGCATGTATTACTTCGCAAGGATAG GTATCTTGATCTTCGTAAAAGGCTGATTATTGCAATGGATGCAGCTTTCGGAATGGAATATTTACACTCAAAAAACATTGTGCATTTCGACTTAAAATGCGACAATTTGCTTGTGAACTTGAAAGATCCTTTACGGCCAATATGCAAG GTTGGTGATTTTGGCTTGTCAAAAATTAAACGAAATACCTTAGTTACTGGTGGTGTACGGGGAACTCTACCTTGGATGGCACCAGAGCTGCTTAATGGAAGCAGCAACAAGGTCTCAGAAAAG GTTGATGTCTTCTCCTTTGGCATACTTTTATGGGAAATTTTAACTGGTGAGGAGCCATATGCCAATATGCACTATGGTGCAATTAtag GTGGGATTGTAAATAACACATTGCGGCCAGCCATTCCAAGCCACTGTGATCTCGAATGGAGAACACTGATGGAGCAATGTTGGGCACCGAATCCTGTAGCCAGGCCTTCCTTCACAGAAATTGCAAGTCGCTTGCGCATAATGTCCGCAGCAGCTAGTCAAACTAAGCCACAGGGAAACAAGCCATCTAAATGA
- the LOC123898777 gene encoding GRAS family protein RAD1-like: protein MEDLNMWLSFYMNESDNHDFPIRRFCPARMEQDQGGDCHDQETILDHIELCTFDTNTTPCLLASSEVDDFVDSFINMDQYEDQESQENHNHHQSFYHFVVNEEDDDVDAYSIGYVPTTMEDEELEICDNTAITMEEEEVEMNGTFGAIPQARASVGMNQGLDLVHTLLVCAEAIGCRDNHQANLLLGKILAMANPSGDSLQRVSYCFAKGLKCRLSLYPHNNVYSNGALTTSASNDVSLITRENKLEAFQLLYQTTPYITFGFMAANEAICQGSKGKSSIHIIDLGMEHTLQWPSLIRNLASRPEGPPRLRITGFSTNKENNAKLHTSMNFLVEEAISLGIVLEFHIISEPATPSFLTIENLNLREGESLFVNSILKLHNYVKESRGYLKAVLQSIKKLSPIAVTVIEQDTNHNGPFFLGRFLESLHYYSAIFDSLEACMPRNSPIRMKIERAHFAEEICNIVAYEGPDRMERHERVDQWRRQLGRAGFHVMPLKCTSQARMMLSVYDCEGYTLSCEKGCLLLGWKGRPIMMASAWQVASFS from the coding sequence ATGGAGGACTTAAACATGTGGCTTTCTTTCTATATGAATGAAAGTGACAACCATGATTTCCCCATCAGAAGGTTTTGTCCTGCAAGAATGGAGCAAGATCAAGGAGGAGATTGCCATGACCAAGAAACAATACTTGATCATATTGAATTGTGTACTTTTGATACTAACACAACTCCTTGTTTATTAGCTTCTTCAGAAGTTGATGACTTTGTTGATAGTTTCATCAACATGGATCAGTACGAAGATCAAGAGTCTCAAGAGaatcataatcatcatcaaaGTTTTTATCACTTTGTggtgaatgaagaagatgatgatgttgatgcaTACTCCATTGGATATGTTCCAACCACAATGGAGGATGAAGAATTAGAGATATGTGATAATACCGCAATCAcaatggaggaagaagaagttgaaatgAATGGCACTTTTGGTGCTATACCACAGGCACGAGCCAGTGTCGGTATGAACCAAGGCCTTGACTTGGTGCATACGTTGCTGGTTTGTGCTGAGGCCATAGGCTGTAGAGACAACCACCAGGCAAATTTGTTACTTGGGAAAATTTTGGCTATGGCAAATCCTTCAGGAGATTCATTGCAAAGAGTCTCTTACTGTTTTGCCAAAGGCTTGAAGTGTAGGTTATCACTTTATCCTCATAATAATGTATATTCAAATGGTGCACTCACAACAAGTGCTTCTAATGATGTTTCTTTGATCACTAGGGAAAATAAGTTGGAAGCTTTTCAACTTCTTTACCAAACAACACCCTACATTACTTTTGGTTTCATGGCTGCAAATGAAGCTATATGCCAAGGATCAAAAGGTAAAAGCTCAATACACATAATTGATTTAGGAATGGAGCATACTCTTCAATGGCCTTCCCTTATAAGGAACCTCGCTTCGAGGCCCGAGGGGCCTCCAAGGCTAAGGATAACAGGATTCAGTACGAACAAAGAAAACAATGCGAAACTTCACACTAGCATGAATTTTCTTGTGGAGGAAGCAATCTCATTAGGAATAGTCCTTGAATTTCACATAATATCAGAGCCGGCAACGCCTTCTTTTCTTACAATTGAGAACCTCAACTTGAGAGAAGGTGAATCGTTATTTGTTAATAGCATCTTAAAATTGCACAATTATGTGAAAGAAAGTAGAGGTTATCTAAAGGCAGTTCTTCAATCAATCAAGAAGCTAAGTCCAATTGCAGTGACAGTTATAGAGCAAGACACAAACCATAACGGACCTTTCTTTCTAGGGAGGTTTTTGGAATCACTTCACTATTACTCAGCAATATTTGATTCTCTTGAAGCATGTATGCCAAGAAATAGTCCTATTAGGATGAAAATAGAGAGAGCACATTTTGCAGAAGAAATTTGTAACATTGTTGCTTATGAAGGTCCCGATAGAATGGAGAGACATGAAAGAGTAGATCAATGGAGAAGACAATTAGGAAGAGCAGGATTTCATGTAATGCCACTCAAGTGTACAAGTCAAGCTAGAATGATGCTTTCTGTTTATGATTGTGAGGGATATACATTGTCATGTGAAAAGGGCTGTCTTTTACTTGGTTGGAAAGGAAGGCCTATTATGATGGCTTCTGCTTGGCAAGTGGCAAGTTTCTCATAA